The stretch of DNA ACAAGCCACGTGGCCCAACGGCGCCGGGCGGAGCGCGCGATCATCGGGGAAGCGAGGGGGCGGCTCAGGACTTCTTCGACACCCACTCCGAGCCGCGCAGCCAGAAGCGCAGCGGCCGGTCCGCGTGCCGGTGCGCGGCGATGCCGATGCGCGGCCCCGTCGCCACCTCGCCGCCGGGCACCGCGCGGCCGGCGGCCAGCCAGAGCGGCGGACGGTCGAGCGGGTGGTAGTTCTCGGCGCCGGTGACGCCCAGCGCGCGCGCCAGGTTGCCGGGACCGCGCATCAGCTCGCGGTCGGGGCGGCCCGGGCGCCGCTCGCGCGCGGTCTCGATCCCCTCCACGGGGCGCGCGGCGCGCAGCAGCACGGCGGCCGGGAAGCCCTCCGCGTCGGTCACCACGTTGATGCACCAGTGGAAGCCGTAGATCAGGTAGACGTAGGCCGTCCCCGGCGGGCCGAACATGGCGTCGTTGCGCTGCGTCCGCCCGAACTTCTCCCACGCGTGCGAGGCGGCGTCGTGCGGCCCCACGTAGGCCTCCGTCTCCACGATCTCGCCGGCGACCCGCTTCCCGTCCACCTCGGAGACCAGCCGTGCCCCCAGCAGCTC from Longimicrobium sp. encodes:
- a CDS encoding DNA-3-methyladenine glycosylase, which gives rise to MSRGEEASAASGTVRARRSALPAPEPLPPEFCARPAETVARELLGARLVSEVDGKRVAGEIVETEAYVGPHDAASHAWEKFGRTQRNDAMFGPPGTAYVYLIYGFHWCINVVTDAEGFPAAVLLRAARPVEGIETARERRPGRPDRELMRGPGNLARALGVTGAENYHPLDRPPLWLAAGRAVPGGEVATGPRIGIAAHRHADRPLRFWLRGSEWVSKKS